In a genomic window of Gossypium arboreum isolate Shixiya-1 chromosome 7, ASM2569848v2, whole genome shotgun sequence:
- the LOC108487059 gene encoding embryo-specific protein ATS3A-like, protein MEIIRSRRGLIVACCVFLLALIAGGENLPQNIKRNCSYTVTIQTTCTKGADTSDHVSLRFGDEKSNDMIVHHLNSKHVRQVDPLQPLVLDDIPRKPFQACLVDEFQVTGQCMESQICYLYLKLSGSDDWRPGFAQVEALEESGLSSKSFYFRRYLPRNVWHGSDLCSKEITPFGIRHKRKVFKKTPAP, encoded by the exons ATGGAGATCATAAGGAGTCGCAGAGGACTCATCGTTGCTTGTTGCGTATTTTTACTTGCTTTGATTGCAGGAGGTGAAAACCTCCCTCAAAACATCAAG AGAAACTGCAGCTACACAGTGACAATACAAACCACATGCACAAAGGGTGCTGACACATCAGACCATGTGAGCCTGAGATTTGGTGATGAAAAATCTAATGACATGATAGTTCACCATCTAAACTCCAAGCATGTAAGGCAAGTGGATCCATTGCAGCCTCTTGTCCTCGACGACATTCCCAGAAAACCATTCCAGGCTTGCTTGGTAGATGAGTTTCAAGTGACAGGCCAATGCATGGAATCACAAATTTGCTATTTGTATCTAAAGCTATCGGGAAGCGACGATTGGCGTCCAGGTTTTGCGCAGGTTGAGGCATTGGAAGAGTCTGGTCTCAGCTCAAAAAGTTTCTATTTCCGAAGATATCTGCCTCGGAACGTTTGGCACGGCTCTGATTTGTGCTCTAAAGAAATCACTCCTTTTGGCATCAGGCATAAGAGGAAGGTATTCAAGAAGACACCAGCGCCATGA